ATCAAAAAGCAGCTATAGGCATAGATAGTTAATTTGATCCCTTGGCAGTTACACCTTTTGGGGACTGATATTCAGTGACTCTTTCTAGATAagattctcatctgtaaaacaagttTTCTGCAATTTGGGCTGTGGAATTTTCTTTGATCACAATGCGTATTTGGAGCGCTTTTATGAAATCTAGTGACTCAGACTTTATTATCACAAGTTGATTGATGGAACAATATGCTGAATTCTCTGCCTCTCTTATTTGTTGAGAAAACCATGTAATACATAGGAGTGGATATTGACTAGCTTCTGAACTCCTGGAAGTTAGGAACCAGGTCTTAGGCTTCATTCGAATCCCACCTCAAAGCTGAGCCTAACatgtaatatttattaagtattttgtgGGGTCAGTTCTTATGAATGAGAACCTCAGGAGTTACCCATTGCAAAATAAAACActgaaggttttctttttttttttttttgaaaaccagctttaataagtgaaaaaattgTTGGGCATATTTTTTTCAAGAGAAATGACATTTTGAAGTTTATGCAAGAAACTGACCTGTGCTATCGGAGGTCTTCAGGTGACCTTTCCAATGTCTCAGTTGTATTTGAGTCTGCATTTTTTCTTCATCCAAACCCTCAGTCTCTGGATGTAGCCTCTTCTAACCTTGTGGCCTTTCAATTCTCTTatgttctaattttcctttccccACTTATCATAGAGCGTTGAAGGTTTGTAGCttccttttttcaaaaatgtctctGATAATATTgttatatcatttatttaaaaatagaagaattggTGTAGTGTCCTGACAAACATTTTACCAAGACTAGACATCCATTCTAGAGCAACAGACTGCCTAGCTCAGAGAACCTTTACTTAGGCATTCGGGGCCTCTTTTTGCTCTCTGGAGTCTATTAATGTCGAAATAAATTATGATGTTTCagtatggaaaggaagaagatgaGAAGCTGAGACTGAAAGTGACTCATTGGTCTCACCAGACTATGGGCGTGACTGAAATGACCTCAGTATGAGTGATACCCAGGCTACCAATTCTGTGGCCAACTCTGAAAGTCTTCAGTAGCTGCTGGGATTTCTGTAATGGACCCAGTATCCTGACGTTAAGTTTGTTGCATGTGGCGGAACCACAGGTCATACAGTTGGCCTAATGATTCAACACTTTAATTTCATACAGAAcgtttcattttgaaaatgtgtaTGGAATAGTGGCCCTGAGGCAGTTTCCAAAATAACGTTAATTTCCTTTAGGCAACTCCCTCATGCTCTAAGGGAAGAATATAAGACcatctttttcaaatttctgtatAAAAATTCCCAAATAGTCCACAGAACTGTTAACACTGATCACCTTAAAAACCATTAGAATAAATGTACAGGGCAAAAAGGAGGTAAATGACACAGCGATGAGTGATTTTTGCCATTCTCTTGGACTCTAACCACATCCTGATGCTTCTTTGATAACTCCCTTCAGTTGGAATATATTCTAtcaataaaaacaacttttatcCAAGTGGATTATAGAATACCAAGATGCTTCCTTTTCAGGCTCTAATGATATAATTTTCTCCATACTACTTGGAAATTATTTGTAAGGAGTTATTCTATTGTcaagaattttattatttgatgGAATTGTTCCCTTTTTACCCCTTGAGCATTGGCTATGGtaacagagaggaggagaaaagtaaGGCACACTTGTTGATTTTTCACACTGTAGGAAGAGTCCACCGTAGTTACAAATGATAAGAATTTAATTCCGAGTAGAATTCGGAATTATGTGAAAGCAAAGTCTTACATACTTGCCTTGTGGTTTTCTCTGAGGCCACTTCTCTCTTGTGCCCACACTTGTTTATTTCCTCTGCATGCTGTCGCCAAACCTGGACCACCGCTGGGCTTCACGTTGTTGGGAAAAGACCTATTCTCAATTTACCTGACTCAAACCTCTGTGAGGTGCTCTCTTCTCTGTGACAGAGTTGTTATTCTCTTTAGTACGTATTCAAAACCTTTTCTACACTCTTCCATCTTTCAGggtcattttgtttttctgtagagGTGTTTTTGCTTTCTGCTTTACCAAGATAGTTACCTCTGGCTTGGGTTCCATTATCTTCATCTCCTACACTTTACAACATTTCTTTACGCTGAGAATTTTCTTGAGTCATTTCCTCTCTCATTGGTCATTTTTGCAGATGTTTCATCTTCTGGTTTCCAAAGCTAGCCTATTCCCTTGTGTCTGCACCTGCTCCTTCTGGCCACATCATTTCTCCCCTCTCTCGCTAActcagtttttttttcctgtagacaAGCCAGTGCTTCCTCTAGCCTTCAAAACATACAGACACAGATAAAGTCCTTCAAACCCTTATTCCTTTTCTCCCCTATCAGAATCTTGGGAAATTCCACATATGATCAGTTTCTTCTAAGGAGGTAAGAGAGACCCTCATGAGCACCCTGGGTTTTTGCTCACCTTTCTCTTCACCTGTGTTTTCTCATTGTAATGTGACCGCCTCTTCTATGCTTGTAAAACTGTAATCTGAAGAACCTTACAAGACGTTTAGTAACTAATGTAATTCAGTAGTGTCCTCATCCTGAACTGTTGTTCATGCCTTCTTTCCCAAAACTGCTCTTTTGACTTTTAGAAGGTTTTGACTATATATGTCATAACAGTGGGAGTCAGGGGTTGGTAGTCCCATTCCCTCCCCTCTGCTTTGAATTGGAAAATCTGGGTCTGCATTTGGAGAACATGCAGGAATCAAGAGGGGACATTAGCATCACTAAAAGTGCATTTTAATGCTTTATTATGTCTGATTTCTTGTGCTCTTTGGATAATACCCATGTGTCTAAGAGTTGGTATTACAAGAATAAGTTTgatattttattctgaaataaactTTAGTGGGGAGTGGTCCAAGATAGCTTTCAGTATTACAGTATCGGCATGCTGTTTTTAATAGAGTTTAGGAAAGAATCAGGTTTTGTCTCTGAAAAgtgtcatacacacacactgattatggtatatatgtgtatcaagtAATTGGACAGATATAGATAGCCATGTGGAACAGttaattcacatttctttttttatatagtcAGTAGTAAGACAGACTTACaccttttttctcagaataatGATGGTGATATTTCAATCAAAATAAATTGCCATTCTcaaatggactatctcatttgATGGAAACAAATTACTATGagtagagaaagggaaaggaatttAGGAATGGAGGATGATTTGAACAATATAAGAGAATAGGCGTGAAAACATCTCATACTGAATGTGGGGGTGTGGTTACGGTGTTGAGAAACATATAGAGTGAGTTCTACAGTTTCCAGCAGGAATAGCATAAAAGGGTTTGGGGGCTTTCTTGAGACAACACAGTAGACCTTAGTTGTTGAGTGACAGATTGTACATGGTGCTGTCCCTACAAGAAATGAGCAGTAATCACCGTACCTCCCACCCTAATATGCCTAGGGGGTGAATTGGCAACTTGGAATGCCATTTTGGAAAGTTTGCTGATAAATGAGTATAAAATAGCATTTGTGTGACCAGGCGATAGATTTGGGAACATCAGTTGACTGGGATGCTAAGCACAGCCACATTCGAATGGGAGGGTACTGATAGGTGGATGGTATTGAAGTTTGTTAGAAGGTTAAAAATAAACCCATCATCACAATTTTTCATTTgccaagagagaaaatagaaagccCTTGCAAAGTTTTCTAGATGAAGAGTAAAAAAGTAAAGACACTTATGTAATAGTGTAATTCTTATCTGCttgtgtaatcttttttttttttgaggaagattaggcctgagttaacatctgccaatcttcctctttttgctgaggaagactggccctgagctaacatccatgcccatcttcctctaatttatatgtgggatgcctatcacagcatggcttgacaagcagtgcctaggtctgcacccaggatccgagccggcgaaccctgagccgccaaagtggaacatgcgaacttaactgctgtgccactaggctggcctctTGTGtaatttcttttataaagaaagtTTGAAActatggggggaaaaaagcaatgaTTGTTCAAAGAGTAAAGATTAAACTTTTGTCAAAATATGCTGTCCTTTTTTGGATGGCCGTGGTGATTGAGTGGGGAAGTGAAGTCTCCAGGTCCTTTCCACCCTGTAGTTTGTGACGATCATCTGTGTCCGAGCAGAAGCCCAGTGCCTATCCAGGTGCCACTGAGATGGACGCCGTTTCCGGTGGTGATTAGGCATTTCTAAAGCCTACGAGTCTTTCAGGTCTAAGGCAGATTGTGAAGTTGACTTAGTCATAGGCTGATTACAATGTGTTTTTCTGTTATAGTTAAGGAAAGTAAGGTTCTAAAATGACATACAAATGATAGATATTTGTATGTTGAAggagtgtatttttttaaatggtgaatttaAGGAACTTAATTTGTTTCATAGATGCATcgattttaactattttatagatacttaatttttaattccattaatattttctttttataatctgTTTTCATCTTGTAAATACCAGCAGAAGGACCTGGTGGGGTAGCCAAGAGAAAAGCTAAGGCTAaaggtattttatgttttttaaattagccTTGAGTGAATCAAGTTGAATGCTTGAAAATGCATGCCATTTTCTAGATATGTGATGTAAATGCAGCTACTAATGCTAAACATTGTTGCTTTCTGGTTTTGGTGCACCTTTGGTCATAAGTCGTTTTATCAAAACTTTATTAAAGAATTTTCTGCCTCAGGCctataattttaagtaatttctttttcGTTATCAAAACTTTGGAAGAGTCTTTAAATTAAGACTATATATTATAACAGTATCATGATATTGTTATATCTAAATTTACATATACACATCCTACCTTCCAACCTAAAATCTTTCTTAGCTTGAATCTTTCAGTTACTAttggaaaaaaagatgaattcattcatgatttcatttctctgaaagcTCTGATGACGCTCTGTCTTAGAGCACGATAATAGCTTGGGTGATCAAAGTCGGAGTTttcagtaaaatgaaaacttagaCTTATAATCTGGAACACTGTGTTATGTTGGTGTAGAATTTGCCGtttgatattttaattctttaaaaagtactGTATCTGTGAACCATTCTGTGTAGGCTGACAGCTTATTATTACAGCCTTAGTTTATATCCCAGTGGTTTTTCTTGTTCACGTGTAGAGATTTAGGGAGTGGGGCATAGGGAAAGTGCATGTTTTTCTATATAAACTTGTAATAGTCTTTTGTGTTGAAATGCTTGGCCTATTGTTGCTAGTTTGTTTTTGGAAAACATTAACAGGTGAGACTTTCATTATGTTTTCTGCACTGTTTTGTGATTTGTATTTTAACTTTAAGATtaggaaattttaatattttaactttgtatcccacctgaataattcctgggaagaaaatagaattttcaccattttatttttccataaaaaattatgaaataaatggccaataaagtATAATTTTACTTCTTGATCTAGAGAGGGAAATTAAACTATTGAATGAGAGTTTTCGTATTTGAGAAACATTGCACAAGCATTCTGCTCTTGTTCTGTCATTGTGTGCTGCTCTGTGAATAGCACTGAAATAGAATGAGGACTCCATTGGTTCATTCTGTGTGAATgctattctgtatttttataagGTTTTAATAAGATTTTCGGGAAGTATTGAATAACGTTTTGTGCTATGTGAGTTTTACATGATTTTGATGGGCAAAAACATCTTTgacattttattaaagaaatctttcattttctttgtttctgcttAAATACTACATTATACAGTAAACATCTTGCTTCTCTTATGATTTCCTAATGAGAGGGTAAGAAGGTGAAATTCAAACATTTTGCTAGCAGCTCTATTAAACTTTATGTAAAACAAGTCTAAAACAGCGTGTCACGTGAGATTTGAAATTACCTGTATATTGCATTAATTACTCTCTCCCCTCTGAGCATGGACAACATATATGTTGGCTTGAGTGGCCCTACATAAATTAACAGAAAACATGCTTAAAGGAATACTGATTTCATAGTGTTgaatataagcagaaaaaaatgtacttATCATTTTAGACACTATAGATAATGAATTTAAAACTGCGTACTCATGGAAATTGTTTTTAAGTTAAGAAAAACTAAGTCAATTAAatggtgtttaatttttttggtgcATTATACTTGCTTTCAGGGATGGTaagcacaaatattttaaagacgTAATTTTTTGTTAGAGCTAAACAAGTTTTAATTATCTTTGTACAAATACTTGCAAATTATGGAAAATTGTTCTTACGTTGCCAGTGTTCCTTTAATTATGTTGTTATAGTTGTGAAATGTGAGTTGTTAACACTGTGTAAAATACTTCCTTTATGGATGGatgcattttaataatattgcatGTTAACCTTGTTTTAAGACAAATCGTACCATATTTCAAGCTGGAAAAATATGATGCAagtttctagcatttcttttatAGCTGGTACTTTATAGAGGTTTGCGTCTGATTTGAGCCAATTTAAAACTAGTGGATTAAAGTGACTTTTTGAATGAGCATTTCATGTGTgtggggagattaaaaaaaaaagcaatccttTTGCGTTAAGTTGCTGTTCTGTGAATTAAGAGatgctttcaataaatgttttttcctttgattGGAAAACTTGAAAGTTAAAGAGCTCACTAAAGAAGAactcaagaaggaaaaagagaaactggaGTCAAGGAAGGAAAGTAagcatgaagagagaaaaaagggcaagaaggaaaaagaggatgaCCGGAAGGATAAGAAAATTGCTGATTCAGATCTGTCCAGGAAAGAGTCTCCGAAGGGtaaaaaggacagagaaaaggagaaaatgggacTAAATAAAGGTGCCAAAACCAAGGAAAGTAGGAAAAAGTCAACACATATAAAGGATTTTTCCAGTAAAACGGCATCCAAAGATGACAGAAAGGAAAGCAGTTCTCACAAACACGCACACTTAGCAAAGGGAAATaaccagaaaagaaagaactgaacCTCCAAAGTCATCATCCCGGGAAATGGTAATGTTCTTCATCGTGATTCGCTGCTGAAGGGCTTAGAAAATTCAGTATTGCTCGATTGGGGAAGATGT
Above is a genomic segment from Equus asinus isolate D_3611 breed Donkey chromosome 12, EquAss-T2T_v2, whole genome shotgun sequence containing:
- the ASPH gene encoding aspartyl/asparaginyl beta-hydroxylase isoform X23; its protein translation is MAEETKHGGHKNGKKGGLSGSSFFTWFMVIALLGVWTSVAVVWFDLVDYEEVLAKAKDFRYNFSEVLQGKLGIYDADGDGDFDVDDAKVLLEGPGGVAKRKAKAKVKELTKEELKKEKEKLESRKESKHEERKKGKKEKEDDRKDKKIADSDLSRKESPKGKKDREKEKMGLNKGAKTKESRKKSTHIKDFSSKTASKDDRKESSSHKHAHLAKGNNQKRKN
- the ASPH gene encoding aspartyl/asparaginyl beta-hydroxylase isoform X24; this translates as MAEETKHGGHKNGKKGGLSGSSFFTWFMVIALLGVWTSVAVVWFDLVDYEEVLGKLGIYDADGDGDFDVDDAKVLLEGPGGVAKRKAKAKVKELTKEELKKEKEKLESRKESKHEERKKGKKEKEDDRKDKKIADSDLSRKESPKGKKDREKEKMGLNKGAKTKESRKKSTHIKDFSSKTASKDDRKESSSHKHAHLAKGNNQKRKN
- the ASPH gene encoding aspartyl/asparaginyl beta-hydroxylase isoform X22 codes for the protein MAPRKNAKGGGGNSSSSGSGSPSAGTSGGSSSPGARRETKHGGHKNGKKGGLSGSSFFTWFMVIALLGVWTSVAVVWFDLVDYEEVLAKAKDFRYNFSEVLQGKLGIYDADGDGDFDVDDAKVLLEGPGGVAKRKAKAKVKELTKEELKKEKEKLESRKESKHEERKKGKKEKEDDRKDKKIADSDLSRKESPKGKKDREKEKMGLNKGAKTKESRKKSTHIKDFSSKTASKDDRKESSSHKHAHLAKGNNQKRKN